The following is a genomic window from Mycobacterium parmense.
GCCCAACGTGCGGCGGGCCGCACACTCGGCGCAAGAGACGCGGGGAAATCGTCGACGGCGCGCGCCCCGGCGCGACGAGTCGCTGCGGCACTGAAAAGCGTTGGCGTGCTACATTTCACGTCCGCCACTCAATCGCGTCGTCCACGCCCAAAACTGCAGACCACGGGGGGAAATGTCCGTGCAACCGCTCGCCCGCACGGACGCGTCCGTCGACGACGAGGGCGGCGCGATCGCCGAAGCCGGCGGCGGGCCGCTGCGAGGCTGGCAGCGCCGGGCGCTGGTGAAGTACCTGGCCGGCCGGCCGCGCGACTTTCTCGCCGTGGCCACCCCCGGCTCGGGCAAGACGACGTTCGCCCTGCGCGTGGCGGGCGAGCTGCTGGCCCAGCGCGCCGTCGACCAGATCACCGTCGTGGTGCCCACCGAACACCTCAAGGTGCAGTGGGCCCAGGCCGCGGCGCGGCAGGGCATCGCCCTGGACCCGAGGTTCTCCAACGGCACCGCAGCGACGTCGGCGGAGTACCACGGCGTGATGGTGACCTACGCGCAGGTCGCGGCGCACCCCACGCTGCACCGGGTACGCACCGAGCAGCGGCGGACCCTGGTCGTCTTCGACGAGATCCACCACGGCGGCGACGCCAAGACCTGGGGCGACGCGATCCGGGAGGCCTTCGGCGACGCGACCCGCCGGCTCGCGCTGACGGGTACGCCGTTCCGCAGCGACGACAGCCCCATCCCGTTCGTCAGCTATGTCGCGGGCGCCGACGGGGTGCACCGCTCGCAGGCCGACCACACCTATGGCTACTCCGAGGCCCTCGCCGACGGCGTGGTGCGGCCGGTGGTCTTCCTGGCCTACTCCGGGGAGGCGCGCTGGCGGGACAGCGCCGGCGAGGAGCACTCCGCGCGGCTGGGCGAGCCGCTGTCCCCCGAACAGACCGCGCGGGCGTGGCGGACCGCGCTGGATCCCGCCGGCGAGTGGATGCCCGCGGTGATCGCGGCCGCCGATCAGCGGCTGCGCCAGAAGCGGGCCCACGTGCCCGACGCCGGCGGCATGATCATCGCCTCCGACCGCACCGCGGCCCGCGCCTACGCAGCCCTGCTGACGACGCTCACCGGCGAGGCGCCGACCGTGGTGCTGTCCGACGATCCCGGGTCGTCGGATCGCATCAGCGAGTTCGCCGAGGGCACCAGCCGGTGGCTGGTCGCCGTCCGCATGGTCTCCGAGGGCGTCGACGTGCCGCGGCTGTCGGTCGGGATCTACGCCACCAGCGCCTCGACCCCACTGTTCTTCGCGCAGGCCATCGGCCGGTTCGTGCGGTCGCGCCGGCCGGGCGAGACGGCCAGCATCTTCGTGCCGTCGGTCCCCAACCTGCTGCAGCTGGCCAGCGAGCTGGAGGCGCAGCGCAACCACGTGCTCGGGGAGCCGCACCGCCCGGACGGCGACCCCCTCGACGGCGACCCGGCCGTCAGGACGCAGACCGAGAAGACCGAGGCGGACAACGGGTTCACCTCGCTGGGCGCGGACGCCGAGCTCGACCAGGTCATCTTCGACGGGTCGTCGTTCGGCACCGCAACGCCCGCGGGCAGCGAGGAGGAGGCCGACTACCTGGGCATCCCCGGCCTGCTCGACGCCGACCAGATGCGCGCCCTGCTGCACCGCCGCCAGGACGAGCAACTGCAGAGGCGTGCCCAGCTGCAGGTGCCGACCGCCGACGCGACGCCCCGGTCGGCCCCGTCGGTGCACGGCCAGCTGCGCGAGCTGCGTCGCGAGCTCAACACTCTGGTGTCGCTGGCCCACCACCGCACCGGCAAGCCGCACGGCTGGATCCACAACGAACTGCGCCGACGCTGCGGGGGTCCGCCGGTGGCCGCCGCCTCCCGCGACCAGATCAAGGCGCGCATCGATGCCCTGCGCCAGCTCAGCTCCGAGCTGGCCTGACGGCCGCTACTCCTGCACGGGCTTCTCGAGCACTTCCACCGCCGGTCCGCCCAGCACGGCCAGCAGGTGTTGCTCGACGGCCTCGCGGGCGCGTTGCTCGTCGTCGCCGGCCGGCACGGTGACCGAGAACACGTCGGCCGCCGTCGAGCCGAAGGTGTTGACCTTCGCCCACCGGATGTCGGCTCCCGCCCGCTCCAGCGCCCGGGTCAGCAGCGCGAGCAGGCCCAGCCGGTCCGTGGCGCGGACCTCGAGGATCAACTGGGCGGCGCAGGCAGACTCCAGCCACAGGATGCGCGGCGGCGCGACCGAGCGGGTGACCGGGACTCCGACCTGCACCTCGCCGGCCCGCGTGGTCCCCGCGCTCACCGCGTCGTTGTCGCGCTTCTCCAGCGCGCCCATGACGTCGACGTCGCCGTTCAGGGCGCCGTTGAACTGCAGGCGCAGCAGGCCCGCCTCGGGGGGCGAGCCGAACAGCGGTGACGCCACGAATTCGACGATCGCGACGTCGTCGTGGACGTTGGCCGACGCCGAGTGGATCCGCAGCGAGTTCAAGGCCAGCACCGCGGCCGCCTTGGACACCAGCCCTCGCTGGTCCGGCGCGAGCATCACCACGTTCACCCGCTCGCTCCCGCCCGGCGTGAGCTCCACGTGCACCCCGTGATCGGCCGCGAGCGAAAGATAGTGCGGCGCAGTGGGTTCGGCTTGCGGCAGCGGCTCGCCCGCCATCACCAGCCGGCAGCGGCGGACCAGGTCGGCCACCAGCGACGCCTTCCAGTCGCTCCACACCCCCGGGCCGGTGGCCTTGGAGTCCGCCTCGGCCAGCGCGTGCAGCAGTTCGAGCAGCTGCGGATCGCCGCCCAGGGCTTCGGAGACGCCTTTGATCACCTCGGGGTCGTTGAGGTCGCTGCGCGTGGCGGTGACCGGCAACAGCAGGTGATGACGCACCATGGCGGACAGCGTGTCGACGTCCCGGGGTGACAGGCCCAGCCTCTCGGCGACTGGGACCACCAGGTCGGCCCCCAGCACGCAGTGGTCCACGCCGCGACCCTTGCCGATGTCGTGCAGCAGCGCGCCGAGCGCCAGCAGGTCGGACCGGGCGACGTTGGTGGTCAACGGCGCGGCCTGGACGGCGGTTTCGACGGTGTGGCGGTCCACGGTGTACTTGTGCGAGACGTCGCGGGGGGCCAGGTCGCGGATCGCGTTCCACTCCGGCAGCACCCGGCCCCACAGACCGGTGCGGTCGAGGGCCTCGATGGTCGACACCGTGGTGGGGCCGGCCGACAGCACCACCAACAGGTCGTCGAGCGCCTCGCGCGGCCACGGCGTCGGCATCTCGGGGGCGACGGCGGCCAGGCGGCTCAGCGTGCCGGCCCCGATGGGCAACCCGGTGCCGGCCGCCGCCGCGGCCACCCGCAGCACCAGGCCCGGATCGGTGTCCGGGCGCGCGTCGCGGGCGAGGACGATCTCGCCGCCGTACTCGACGACCCCCTCGTCGAGCGGCCGGCGCCGCGGGCGCCGCACCAGGGCGCCGATCCCGCGGCGCGGCAACGCGTTCTGTGCCGTGCGCAGCCCCGTCTCGGCGTGGTAGGCGATGGTGCGAGCGGCGCCGGACAGCACGCGCGCCAGATCGAACCTGTCCCCGAACTGCAGGGCGGCGCTGATCTCGTCCGCGAACTGCGCCAGGAGCACCTCGCGTCCGCGGCCCGACACCCGGTGCAGTTCGGTGCGCACGTCGAGCAGCGTCAGGTAGGCGACGTCCAGGGATCCCTCCGGCAGGTTCGGGTTGGCCATGCCGTGGCGGTCGATGAGCTGGGCGACCCCCAGCGCGTCCAGCAGCTGCACGTCGCGCAGGCCGCCCTTGCCGGATTTGAGGTCGGGCTCGGCGCGCTGCGCGATCCGGCCGCAGCGCTGCCAGCGGGCGTGGGTGATCTCGACAAGCTCGTCCATGCGGGAGCGGATCGCGCTGCGCCACTGGCGCCGTGCGCCGGCGATCAGCTCCGTCGACAGCCGCTCGTCGCCGGCGATGTGGCGCGCGTCCAGCATGCCGAGCGCCGCGATCAGGTCGTTGTTGGCCACCCCCAGCGCCCCCGACACGGTCCGCACGCTGTGGTCGAGCCGAACGTTGGCGTCCCACAACGGATACCAGAGCCGGTCGGCGACCTCGCCCAGCACCTCGGCGGGCTTGTCGTCGTGCAGCAGGATCAGGTCCAGGTCCGAGTAGGGCACCAGCTCGCGACGTCCCAGTCCCCCGACGCCGACGATCGAGAAGCCGCTGCCTTCGGTGACGCCGATCTCGGCGGCCTTTGCGGTGAGCCAGGATTCGTGCAGCTCGAGCCAGGCCCGGCGCAGCGCGGCGGCGTCCAGCTCACCGGCCTCGGCCAGCAGACGACGCCGCGAAGCGGCCAAATCGCTTGCCCCGCAGACATTTTTCGTTTCCGGTCCAGACGCTCCGGACGGGCCGGGCGGGTACTGTGTCATACCCTCCCGGCCCGTCCGGCCCGATTCATCGATGTGCGGCGAGGGTCAGAGGGCATCGGTTCCGCGTTCACCGGTGCGCACCCGCACGATGGTTTCCACGGGGCTCACCCAGACTTTGCCGTCGCCGATCTTGCCGGTTCGCGCCGATCTGACGATGCTGTCCACCACCTTGTCGACGATCGAGTCGTCGACGACGACCTCGATCCGCACCTTGGGCACGAAGTCGACGGAGTACTCCGCACCCCGGTAGACCTCGGTGTGGCCCTTCTGCCGCCCGTAGCCCTGGATCTCGCTGACCGTCATCCCCAGGACGCCCGCCTCCTCGAGGCTGGTCTTGACGTCGTCGAGAGTGAACGGCTTCACGATCGCGGTGACTAGCTTCATGACTGCTCCGCCTCAACTTTCTCGTCCGCCCGGTCCATGCCGTTCCGGTCATCCACGGGTGCCCGCGAGGAGAGGATCGAACCGGTTCCGGTGCCGGTGACCGTCCCGAAATCGTAGCTGCTCTCCGCGTGCTCGGACTCGTCGATACCCGCGGCCTCTTCTTCGGGGCTGACCCGCAGGCCGATGGTGAACTTCAGGATGAAGGCGAGGATCAGCGTGACGGTGAAGGAGTAGAACAGGACGCTGAAGGCGCCGACCGCCTGCCGTTCCAGCTGCGACCAGCCGCCGCCGTAGAACAACCCCTTCGACACCCCGGACACGCCGTTGATCGCCGTGGACTCGGGCGCGGCCACCAGGCCCACCAGCAGCGTGCCCGTCAGACCGCCGATCATGTGAACGCCGACCACGTCGAGCGAGTCGTCGAAGCCGAACCTGAACTTCAGCCCGACCGCCAGCGCGCAGATCGCCCCGCCGGCCGCCCCGATGACCAGGGCGCCCAGCACGTTAACCGACGAGCAGGACGGCGTGATCGCCACCAGCCCGGCGACGATGCCCGACGCCGCT
Proteins encoded in this region:
- a CDS encoding DEAD/DEAH box helicase, coding for MSVQPLARTDASVDDEGGAIAEAGGGPLRGWQRRALVKYLAGRPRDFLAVATPGSGKTTFALRVAGELLAQRAVDQITVVVPTEHLKVQWAQAAARQGIALDPRFSNGTAATSAEYHGVMVTYAQVAAHPTLHRVRTEQRRTLVVFDEIHHGGDAKTWGDAIREAFGDATRRLALTGTPFRSDDSPIPFVSYVAGADGVHRSQADHTYGYSEALADGVVRPVVFLAYSGEARWRDSAGEEHSARLGEPLSPEQTARAWRTALDPAGEWMPAVIAAADQRLRQKRAHVPDAGGMIIASDRTAARAYAALLTTLTGEAPTVVLSDDPGSSDRISEFAEGTSRWLVAVRMVSEGVDVPRLSVGIYATSASTPLFFAQAIGRFVRSRRPGETASIFVPSVPNLLQLASELEAQRNHVLGEPHRPDGDPLDGDPAVRTQTEKTEADNGFTSLGADAELDQVIFDGSSFGTATPAGSEEEADYLGIPGLLDADQMRALLHRRQDEQLQRRAQLQVPTADATPRSAPSVHGQLRELRRELNTLVSLAHHRTGKPHGWIHNELRRRCGGPPVAAASRDQIKARIDALRQLSSELA
- a CDS encoding [protein-PII] uridylyltransferase, with product MTQYPPGPSGASGPETKNVCGASDLAASRRRLLAEAGELDAAALRRAWLELHESWLTAKAAEIGVTEGSGFSIVGVGGLGRRELVPYSDLDLILLHDDKPAEVLGEVADRLWYPLWDANVRLDHSVRTVSGALGVANNDLIAALGMLDARHIAGDERLSTELIAGARRQWRSAIRSRMDELVEITHARWQRCGRIAQRAEPDLKSGKGGLRDVQLLDALGVAQLIDRHGMANPNLPEGSLDVAYLTLLDVRTELHRVSGRGREVLLAQFADEISAALQFGDRFDLARVLSGAARTIAYHAETGLRTAQNALPRRGIGALVRRPRRRPLDEGVVEYGGEIVLARDARPDTDPGLVLRVAAAAAGTGLPIGAGTLSRLAAVAPEMPTPWPREALDDLLVVLSAGPTTVSTIEALDRTGLWGRVLPEWNAIRDLAPRDVSHKYTVDRHTVETAVQAAPLTTNVARSDLLALGALLHDIGKGRGVDHCVLGADLVVPVAERLGLSPRDVDTLSAMVRHHLLLPVTATRSDLNDPEVIKGVSEALGGDPQLLELLHALAEADSKATGPGVWSDWKASLVADLVRRCRLVMAGEPLPQAEPTAPHYLSLAADHGVHVELTPGGSERVNVVMLAPDQRGLVSKAAAVLALNSLRIHSASANVHDDVAIVEFVASPLFGSPPEAGLLRLQFNGALNGDVDVMGALEKRDNDAVSAGTTRAGEVQVGVPVTRSVAPPRILWLESACAAQLILEVRATDRLGLLALLTRALERAGADIRWAKVNTFGSTAADVFSVTVPAGDDEQRAREAVEQHLLAVLGGPAVEVLEKPVQE
- the glnB gene encoding nitrogen regulatory protein P-II; translation: MKLVTAIVKPFTLDDVKTSLEEAGVLGMTVSEIQGYGRQKGHTEVYRGAEYSVDFVPKVRIEVVVDDSIVDKVVDSIVRSARTGKIGDGKVWVSPVETIVRVRTGERGTDAL